A single genomic interval of Alcaligenes sp. SDU_A2 harbors:
- a CDS encoding SDR family oxidoreductase, with amino-acid sequence MSSLATYQADFSLAGRCALITGSSAGLGLEIARAYAAHGARIILNGRDAQKLQLLAESLRSQGAQVDLWPQDLGDLPALDASYDALCKRVGTPDILVNNVGIRLRSRLQDAAWDQIEQLLHVDLLATLKLSKLAAQAMLAAQTQAGRIITLTSIAGPLARPGDAIYPVAKQGLSGLVRSLAVEFGGQGITSNGIAPGTFATESNAALAQDPVKGPLVVGRNPLARWARPDEIRAAAVFLASPAASYVNGHIVVVDGGFSITF; translated from the coding sequence ATGTCGTCTTTAGCTACGTATCAAGCCGACTTCTCCCTGGCGGGGCGCTGCGCCCTGATCACCGGCTCCTCCGCCGGTCTGGGGCTGGAAATCGCCCGCGCCTATGCGGCCCACGGTGCCCGCATCATTCTGAATGGCCGCGATGCGCAAAAACTTCAGCTTCTGGCCGAATCCTTGCGCTCCCAGGGCGCGCAGGTCGATCTATGGCCGCAGGATCTGGGCGATCTGCCCGCTTTGGATGCGTCTTATGACGCGCTGTGCAAGCGGGTGGGCACGCCTGATATTTTGGTCAACAACGTAGGCATACGCTTGCGCAGCCGACTGCAGGATGCGGCGTGGGACCAGATTGAACAGTTGTTGCACGTGGATTTGCTGGCTACGCTTAAACTGTCCAAGTTAGCTGCCCAGGCCATGCTGGCCGCGCAGACCCAAGCCGGGCGCATCATTACCCTGACTTCTATCGCCGGCCCGCTGGCCCGGCCGGGCGATGCGATTTATCCGGTCGCCAAGCAGGGGCTCTCCGGCCTGGTGCGTTCGTTGGCCGTGGAGTTTGGCGGACAAGGCATTACCAGCAATGGCATTGCCCCTGGAACCTTCGCCACCGAAAGCAACGCCGCGCTGGCTCAAGACCCGGTAAAAGGCCCTTTGGTGGTGGGCCGCAATCCGCTGGCCCGTTGGGCGCGTCCGGACGAAATCCGGGCCGCCGCGGTTTTTCTGGCCTCGCCGGCCGCCTCCTACGTCAATGGCCACATCGTGGTCGTGGACGGTGGTTTCTCTATTACTTTCTGA
- a CDS encoding D-2-hydroxyacid dehydrogenase: MITPTRLVFLDRDTLADSVALKPLPFAHQLQVYDRTRPEQVSERIAAADIVISNKVALRREHLQQAPNLKLIALAATGSDNVDLTAAREYGVTVSNIRNYAINSVPEHVFALIFALRRNITAYRQSVQQGRWQQADQFCYFDYPIRDLAGSTLGLIGSGSLGQAVARLGRALGMKVIFAQRRGQSGTNDDPDRLPFEQVLEQADVLSLHCPLTPDTQNLLGLEQFQRMAARRPLLINTARGGLIDNQALEQALRKGWLGGAGIDVCTPEPPPADHILMRLLDLPNYILTPHIAWASEQAMQTLADQLIDNIVAFQGGSPRNVL; this comes from the coding sequence ATGATCACACCGACTCGCCTTGTTTTTCTTGACCGCGACACGCTGGCGGACAGCGTCGCGCTCAAGCCCTTGCCTTTTGCGCATCAGCTACAGGTGTACGACCGCACCCGACCGGAACAAGTCAGCGAACGCATCGCCGCGGCAGACATTGTGATCAGCAACAAGGTGGCGCTGCGGCGCGAACACCTGCAACAGGCTCCGAATCTGAAGTTGATCGCGCTGGCAGCCACCGGCAGCGACAATGTCGATCTGACGGCGGCACGCGAATATGGCGTGACGGTCAGCAATATTCGGAATTACGCGATCAATAGCGTGCCCGAGCATGTATTTGCCCTGATCTTCGCGCTGCGCCGCAATATCACGGCGTATCGGCAGTCCGTCCAGCAAGGGCGCTGGCAACAGGCCGATCAGTTTTGCTATTTTGACTATCCCATCCGCGATCTGGCCGGCTCTACCTTGGGCTTGATCGGTTCCGGGTCGCTGGGTCAGGCCGTGGCCCGCCTGGGCAGGGCGCTGGGCATGAAGGTGATCTTTGCCCAGCGGCGCGGCCAGAGCGGCACAAACGATGACCCGGATCGCCTGCCGTTCGAGCAGGTGCTGGAACAGGCCGATGTGCTGTCCTTGCATTGCCCCTTGACCCCGGACACGCAGAATCTGCTGGGCCTGGAACAATTTCAGCGCATGGCGGCGCGCCGTCCCTTGCTGATCAATACCGCCCGTGGCGGCCTGATCGACAATCAGGCCTTGGAACAGGCTCTGCGCAAGGGCTGGCTGGGTGGAGCGGGTATTGATGTCTGCACCCCTGAACCTCCCCCGGCCGATCACATTCTGATGCGCCTGCTGGACTTGCCCAACTACATTCTGACCCCGCACATTGCCTGGGCCAGCGAACAGGCCATGCAGACCTTGGCCGATCAGTTGATCGACAATATCGTCGCCTTTCAAGGCGGTTCTCCGCGTAACGTGCTGTAA
- a CDS encoding alpha/beta hydrolase family protein gives MSAQAIVPDTAAATEAVPRHYDIRDFFQNPKRSGFRLSDHGRLIGFMEPAQIDGQPARQNIFVQALKGSEPVGEPRRITSESQRDIAQYFWKGDDTVLYAKDVNGDENYHVIAVNVSTGKATDLTPLAGVRADVQDDLPDDPDHVLIAHNGRNPEVFDIYKVNVHTGHSALAAQNPGDVLGWSTDHQGQVRLATASVGVDTELRYRASADEPFRSLIRTDFRTEVSPLFFHADNRRFYALSNRGRDTQALVLIDPDTPDLEERIYELPEHDLMGAGFSRLRKVLTSADFHTDKPGHHFFDPVSAKIHEAIARQLPGYEVTWQDITRDEKKFIVASYNDRTSGSRYLYDADSNTLHKLADINTALPESDMAPMQPIQFKARDGLTIHGYLTLPQGRPAQNLPVVINPHGGPWARDYWGFNPEVQFLANRGYAVLQINFRSSTGYGRHFWEAGFGQWGLAMQDDITDGVHWLIDQKIADPKRVAIYGASYGGYATLAGIVKTPQLYAAAVDYVGVSNLLTFMNTIPPYWKPFLLKMHAMVGDPVKDKARLEANSPALHADKIVTPLFIAQGAHDPRVNKAESDQMVQALQERGVQVQYMVKDNEGHGFLNDENKFEFYEQMEQFLAQHLKPSLP, from the coding sequence ATGAGCGCGCAGGCCATCGTGCCCGATACCGCCGCTGCCACTGAAGCCGTGCCGCGTCACTATGACATCCGGGATTTTTTCCAGAATCCCAAGCGTAGCGGTTTTCGCCTGTCGGATCATGGCCGTCTGATCGGTTTCATGGAGCCGGCACAGATCGATGGCCAGCCGGCACGCCAGAATATTTTTGTCCAAGCGCTCAAGGGCAGCGAACCGGTCGGCGAACCGCGCCGGATTACATCGGAAAGCCAGCGCGATATCGCCCAGTACTTCTGGAAAGGCGACGATACGGTTCTGTACGCCAAAGACGTGAACGGCGACGAAAACTACCACGTGATCGCCGTCAACGTCAGCACCGGCAAAGCCACCGACCTGACGCCGCTGGCCGGTGTGCGGGCCGATGTGCAGGACGATCTGCCCGATGATCCGGACCACGTGCTGATCGCGCACAATGGCCGCAACCCCGAAGTTTTCGATATCTATAAGGTCAATGTCCATACGGGCCACAGCGCCTTGGCGGCGCAAAACCCCGGCGATGTGCTGGGCTGGAGTACCGACCACCAGGGCCAGGTGCGTCTGGCCACGGCATCGGTAGGCGTGGATACCGAGCTGCGCTACCGCGCCAGCGCGGACGAGCCTTTCCGCAGCCTGATCCGGACCGATTTCCGCACCGAAGTCTCGCCACTGTTCTTTCATGCGGACAATCGCCGTTTCTACGCCCTGAGCAATCGCGGTCGCGACACCCAGGCGCTGGTGCTGATCGACCCCGACACCCCCGACCTGGAAGAACGCATCTACGAATTACCCGAGCACGATTTGATGGGGGCCGGCTTCTCCCGCCTGCGTAAAGTGCTGACATCAGCCGATTTCCACACCGACAAGCCCGGCCATCATTTCTTCGACCCGGTCAGCGCCAAGATCCACGAGGCCATTGCGCGCCAACTGCCTGGCTACGAAGTCACCTGGCAGGACATCACCCGCGACGAAAAAAAGTTCATCGTCGCCAGCTATAACGATCGCACATCCGGGTCACGCTATCTGTACGATGCCGACAGCAACACCTTGCACAAGCTGGCCGATATCAATACCGCCCTGCCCGAAAGCGATATGGCCCCCATGCAGCCCATTCAGTTCAAGGCCCGCGACGGACTGACCATACACGGTTACCTGACCTTGCCACAGGGCCGTCCGGCCCAGAACTTGCCTGTGGTAATCAACCCGCATGGCGGACCCTGGGCACGCGATTACTGGGGCTTCAATCCTGAAGTGCAGTTTCTGGCCAACCGCGGCTATGCCGTGCTGCAAATCAATTTCCGCAGCTCCACCGGCTACGGCAGACACTTCTGGGAAGCCGGTTTCGGTCAATGGGGCCTGGCCATGCAAGACGATATTACCGACGGCGTGCATTGGCTGATCGACCAAAAAATAGCCGACCCCAAACGTGTCGCCATTTATGGTGCCAGCTATGGTGGCTATGCGACGCTGGCCGGTATCGTCAAGACCCCGCAACTGTATGCCGCTGCGGTGGATTATGTGGGCGTATCCAATTTGCTGACCTTCATGAACACCATTCCTCCTTATTGGAAACCGTTCTTGCTCAAGATGCATGCCATGGTGGGCGATCCGGTCAAGGACAAGGCCAGACTGGAGGCTAACTCCCCTGCCCTGCATGCCGACAAGATCGTCACTCCGCTGTTTATTGCCCAAGGCGCGCACGACCCACGCGTCAACAAAGCCGAAAGCGACCAAATGGTGCAGGCCCTTCAAGAGCGCGGTGTTCAAGTCCAATACATGGTCAAGGACAACGAAGGCCACGGTTTTCTGAACGACGAAAACAAATTCGAGTTCTACGAACAGATGGAGCAGTTTCTGGCCCAGCACCTGAAACCCTCACTTCCTTAG